One window from the genome of Marinobacter sp. LV10R510-11A encodes:
- a CDS encoding ADP-ribosylglycohydrolase family protein — protein sequence MPVIFHILSHADSFTEAVRANIHCGGDSCGRAWIIGPAMAVLHGVGGERGIPLSWLARVTDAPAILTDIEALVNQTWTPKEQNHEQSGCPAH from the coding sequence ATGCCGGTGATCTTTCATATCCTGAGCCATGCCGACAGCTTTACTGAGGCCGTTCGCGCCAATATCCATTGCGGGGGTGATTCCTGCGGGCGGGCCTGGATCATCGGGCCGGCGATGGCAGTCCTGCACGGCGTTGGCGGGGAACGCGGCATTCCTCTGAGCTGGCTGGCCCGGGTAACCGATGCCCCTGCGATCCTCACGGATATTGAGGCACTGGTTAACCAAACCTGGACACCGAAAGAGCAGAACCATGAACAATCCGGTTGTCCGGCGCATTGA
- a CDS encoding carboxymuconolactone decarboxylase family protein: MTDFKKHDIDSAPEGSKPFLENSQKNMGMIPGLHAVMAESPQVLEAYQKLHQLVLDSSFDNDEKTVVWQTINVENACHYCVPSHTGIAKMMKVSDDIIDALRDETPLPSDKLEALRTFTLAVMNKRGNVSQDDLEAFFKAGYKNRQVLEVIMVLSQKVMSNYINHIAETPVDEPFKKFAWSKNQ; encoded by the coding sequence ATGACAGATTTTAAAAAGCATGATATAGACAGTGCGCCGGAAGGGTCCAAGCCTTTCCTGGAAAACTCACAGAAGAACATGGGCATGATCCCGGGGCTTCATGCGGTAATGGCGGAGTCACCTCAGGTGCTTGAGGCGTATCAGAAACTGCACCAGCTGGTTCTGGACAGCAGCTTTGACAACGACGAGAAAACCGTGGTCTGGCAAACTATTAACGTCGAGAATGCCTGCCATTACTGCGTGCCCTCGCATACCGGCATTGCCAAAATGATGAAAGTGTCTGATGACATTATCGATGCCTTGCGTGATGAAACGCCGCTGCCCAGCGACAAGCTGGAAGCATTGCGCACCTTCACGCTGGCCGTTATGAACAAACGGGGCAATGTTAGCCAGGATGATCTGGAAGCGTTCTTCAAGGCCGGTTACAAAAACCGCCAGGTGCTGGAAGTCATTATGGTGCTGTCCCAGAAAGTAATGAGTAACTACATCAACCATATCGCCGAAACGCCGGTGGATGAGCCGTTCAAGAAATTTGCCTGGAGCAAGAACCAGTAA
- a CDS encoding RES family NAD+ phosphorylase, with protein sequence MILFKSANKKFVDKLADYKKARSYREGARWNSASIPVQYFSSNVQNAMLELSNYMPDPLVANKLNVMGVYESPSLRLHHITPEELPDGWHLYPYPSATQFLGDRYLLDERFDGFVVPSCAINTDLAESNHNEVRNCIYANIVLNPERPSVQQIRLMNYCSPIYSNRSFNGPKKKSGKR encoded by the coding sequence TTGATCTTGTTCAAATCAGCGAACAAGAAGTTCGTCGACAAGCTGGCAGACTACAAAAAGGCCAGGAGTTATCGCGAAGGAGCGCGATGGAACAGTGCCAGCATCCCAGTCCAATACTTCAGCAGCAATGTCCAAAACGCGATGCTCGAATTGAGCAATTATATGCCAGACCCGTTGGTGGCGAACAAACTCAACGTTATGGGTGTATACGAATCGCCTTCATTGAGACTGCACCATATAACCCCTGAAGAATTACCGGATGGGTGGCACCTTTACCCGTACCCTTCTGCCACCCAGTTTTTAGGTGACCGCTACCTCCTCGATGAGCGGTTTGATGGTTTTGTAGTACCTTCTTGTGCAATAAATACTGACCTGGCAGAGTCGAATCACAATGAAGTTCGAAACTGCATATATGCCAACATTGTTCTAAACCCCGAGAGGCCTTCGGTCCAACAAATTCGCCTAATGAATTATTGCAGTCCTATATACTCCAATCGGTCGTTCAACGGACCCAAGAAAAAAAGCGGGAAACGCTAG
- a CDS encoding YeeE/YedE family protein, protein MTDSAVLQPSIQQPVWQVDRFIVSTALVGLALLGGLIWLETAPFMVALFVVGTVLGMALYHGAFGFTAGWRNLVVKKRGAGMRAQLLLFGVTSLIMVPMLHSGQEGLVGAVAPVGTSLVLGSFLFGMGMQLGGGCGSGTLFTVGAGNIRMVVTLVFFIAGTVLGSIHLPWWLDQPGFDPVPLVNTFGVSGAILVQFVALGLLAWWVNRIERKAHGSIERDELLWKSQHHGVLRTLLSGRWPFTWAILILAAGNALTLAIGGAPWSITFAFNVWGAKTLEVVGVNMSQFEFWQWDYPAMALKDSVLTNIPSVMNFGLLLGAMLAAGLANRFNEASRNRPEGRQFLASVVGGLLLGYGARLGFGCNIGALFSGIASASLHAWVWFASAFVGSLIGIRLRPWFRLPN, encoded by the coding sequence ATGACTGATTCCGCAGTTCTGCAGCCCAGTATTCAACAGCCGGTATGGCAGGTGGATCGCTTTATTGTATCAACCGCCCTGGTTGGCCTTGCCCTGTTGGGTGGCCTGATCTGGCTGGAAACGGCGCCGTTCATGGTGGCACTGTTTGTGGTGGGCACGGTGCTTGGCATGGCGCTCTACCATGGAGCTTTTGGCTTCACTGCCGGTTGGCGCAATCTGGTGGTGAAAAAGCGCGGTGCCGGCATGCGGGCCCAGTTACTGCTGTTCGGCGTGACCTCATTGATCATGGTGCCCATGCTGCACAGTGGCCAAGAAGGTCTGGTGGGTGCGGTGGCGCCGGTAGGTACCTCTCTGGTTTTGGGCTCTTTCCTGTTTGGTATGGGAATGCAACTGGGTGGTGGCTGTGGCTCCGGCACCCTGTTCACCGTTGGTGCCGGTAATATACGGATGGTGGTGACGCTGGTGTTCTTTATCGCCGGTACCGTTCTCGGTTCCATTCATCTGCCCTGGTGGCTGGATCAGCCAGGGTTCGATCCGGTGCCACTGGTCAACACCTTCGGCGTCAGCGGCGCGATCCTGGTGCAGTTTGTCGCGCTCGGGCTGCTTGCCTGGTGGGTCAACCGCATTGAGCGCAAGGCCCATGGCTCAATTGAACGGGATGAACTGCTGTGGAAAAGCCAACACCACGGCGTGCTGAGAACGTTGCTCAGTGGCCGCTGGCCATTTACTTGGGCGATCCTGATTCTGGCCGCTGGCAATGCCCTCACCCTCGCCATCGGTGGCGCACCCTGGAGCATTACCTTCGCGTTTAACGTCTGGGGTGCCAAGACGCTGGAGGTGGTAGGTGTGAACATGTCCCAGTTCGAATTCTGGCAATGGGACTACCCGGCTATGGCTCTCAAGGATTCAGTGCTCACCAACATCCCATCGGTAATGAACTTCGGATTGCTGCTCGGTGCCATGCTCGCGGCGGGCCTGGCTAACCGCTTCAATGAAGCCAGTCGCAACAGGCCCGAAGGCCGGCAGTTTCTGGCCTCAGTGGTGGGCGGATTGCTGCTCGGCTATGGCGCCAGGCTGGGCTTTGGATGCAACATCGGGGCGCTGTTTTCTGGCATTGCCTCGGCCAGCCTGCATGCCTGGGTATGGTTCGCCAGCGCCTTCGTCGGGTCGTTGATTGGTATCCGGCTACGGCCCTGGTTCCGGTTGCCAAACTGA
- a CDS encoding sulfurtransferase, which translates to MVRILVVVLAFAASSLAMAESDRTPPLVDASWLDTNLNQGNLVMLDVRSSIDNGGDRSSFQKAHIPGSVYSSYTGDGWRESRDGVAGLLPPVTSLERLIGGLGISNDDVVVIVPAGTGATDFGSAARVYWTFRVLGHNDVTILNGGFAGWQAAGFEVASGESGQGAVTEFKGSLQRNLIASLEEVEEARGTQAQLVDARPSDYFRGENKSPAVKALGTIPGSRSLPHGDFLGERGQVWYLNQASITERVNQAELNPGTRTIAFCNTGHWAATDWFVLSELAGFEEVALYDGSMAEWSQDSNRPLQVAKKGLGKVLDWFN; encoded by the coding sequence ATGGTTCGGATTTTGGTAGTGGTTTTGGCTTTTGCCGCCAGTTCGCTGGCAATGGCTGAAAGCGACAGAACGCCGCCTCTGGTGGATGCCAGTTGGCTGGACACTAATCTCAATCAGGGTAATCTGGTGATGCTGGACGTTCGTTCCAGCATCGATAACGGTGGTGACCGCAGCAGTTTCCAGAAGGCCCACATTCCAGGATCTGTGTACAGTAGCTACACTGGGGATGGTTGGCGTGAAAGCCGGGATGGCGTGGCTGGCCTCCTGCCACCGGTTACCAGCCTGGAGCGCCTGATTGGTGGCCTCGGGATCAGTAATGACGATGTCGTTGTCATTGTCCCCGCCGGTACTGGCGCGACGGATTTTGGCAGCGCCGCCCGGGTATACTGGACCTTCCGGGTGTTGGGCCATAATGACGTTACCATTCTCAATGGCGGTTTTGCTGGCTGGCAGGCCGCCGGTTTCGAGGTGGCCAGCGGTGAGAGTGGTCAGGGTGCGGTGACCGAATTCAAAGGGTCACTCCAGCGGAATCTGATTGCTTCACTGGAGGAAGTAGAGGAGGCCCGGGGCACCCAGGCCCAGCTGGTAGATGCACGCCCTTCGGATTATTTCCGGGGTGAAAACAAGTCGCCAGCGGTCAAGGCACTGGGCACGATTCCCGGTTCACGAAGCCTGCCCCATGGGGACTTTTTGGGTGAACGCGGTCAAGTCTGGTATCTCAACCAGGCCAGTATCACCGAACGGGTAAACCAGGCCGAACTGAACCCCGGCACCCGCACCATCGCGTTCTGCAACACTGGCCATTGGGCCGCCACAGACTGGTTTGTATTGAGTGAGTTGGCCGGGTTTGAAGAGGTTGCCCTCTACGATGGCTCCATGGCGGAATGGTCTCAGGACAGCAATCGTCCGCTCCAGGTTGCCAAAAAAGGATTGGGTAAAGTTCTGGACTGGTTTAACTGA
- a CDS encoding SDR family NAD(P)-dependent oxidoreductase: MNKVCVVMGVGPGNGEAFVRRFSAEGFQVAMLARSQDYLKQLEQLVTGARAFVCDMMEPEQITAVLAAVDSELGPVSVMMYNAGGGVFKNVEEASLEDFEANWRINVQGLVAATKAALPQLRQHETASIIITSASAATRGRANTAPFASAKAAQRSLVQSMARQLGPEKIHVANVVIDGVVDLPRTREWLAGKPDDFFVKPAAVADAVWNLCQQDPSAWTFELDIRPFGETW; the protein is encoded by the coding sequence ATGAACAAGGTATGTGTTGTTATGGGTGTTGGGCCAGGCAACGGCGAGGCCTTTGTGCGGCGTTTCAGCGCCGAGGGCTTTCAGGTGGCGATGCTGGCCCGTAGCCAAGACTATCTGAAGCAGCTGGAGCAATTGGTCACCGGCGCCCGTGCCTTTGTGTGTGACATGATGGAACCAGAGCAGATCACCGCAGTGCTGGCCGCAGTCGATAGCGAGCTCGGGCCGGTTTCGGTGATGATGTATAACGCCGGCGGCGGTGTCTTCAAGAACGTGGAAGAGGCCAGCCTAGAAGACTTCGAGGCCAACTGGCGCATCAATGTACAGGGCCTGGTGGCGGCCACCAAAGCAGCGCTGCCTCAGCTGCGCCAGCATGAAACCGCCAGCATTATCATCACCAGTGCCTCAGCGGCGACCCGGGGTCGAGCCAATACCGCACCCTTTGCCTCGGCCAAAGCCGCCCAGCGCAGTCTGGTCCAGTCAATGGCGCGCCAGCTTGGGCCGGAGAAGATCCATGTGGCCAATGTGGTGATTGATGGCGTGGTGGACCTGCCTCGTACCCGCGAGTGGCTCGCGGGCAAGCCGGACGATTTCTTCGTGAAACCTGCAGCCGTGGCTGATGCCGTCTGGAATCTCTGCCAGCAGGATCCCTCAGCCTGGACCTTCGAGCTGGATATCCGACCGTTCGGGGAAACTTGGTAA
- a CDS encoding ADP-ribosylglycohydrolase family protein gives MSHQSKSEQRSRIINALAGGWVADAASLGLHWLYDSQRILEVGGQSPEFLPPKADYFKGGFGYFAHEGKQPGDVSHYGAATGVLTDSLLANEGALDVRDYQRRFRAFFGPGGRWQGYIDNPTRVTLDNLNTIEQNAIEQARSTTTTELTDKQKRLLVQKVLPYTRHLSGDQLAEPVRKAWQTPVPVPRWTRQVPATPTDAPATWAKPCR, from the coding sequence ATGAGTCATCAATCAAAGTCAGAGCAACGCTCACGTATCATCAACGCCCTTGCTGGCGGTTGGGTCGCGGACGCAGCCAGCCTGGGCCTGCACTGGTTGTATGACAGCCAGCGCATTCTTGAGGTTGGCGGCCAGTCACCCGAATTCCTGCCGCCGAAGGCCGACTATTTCAAAGGTGGATTCGGTTACTTTGCCCATGAAGGTAAACAGCCTGGTGACGTCAGTCACTATGGCGCAGCCACAGGGGTGCTGACAGATAGCCTGCTGGCCAATGAAGGGGCTCTGGATGTCCGTGATTATCAGCGGCGCTTTCGCGCTTTCTTTGGCCCCGGCGGCCGCTGGCAGGGTTATATCGATAACCCGACCCGAGTCACTCTGGATAACTTGAACACCATCGAACAGAACGCCATTGAACAGGCCAGGTCGACAACCACCACCGAACTGACAGACAAACAGAAGCGTTTGCTGGTGCAGAAAGTTTTACCCTACACCCGGCACCTGAGCGGCGATCAACTGGCGGAACCGGTCCGCAAAGCCTGGCAAACGCCCGTTCCGGTTCCTCGCTGGACGCGCCAGGTGCCGGCGACACCTACGGACGCACCTGCTACCTGGGCGAAGCCATGCCGGTGA
- a CDS encoding TetR/AcrR family transcriptional regulator — MARIARYDRQSALDKAVVLFWQKGYHNSSIKQVEHALDMRPGSIYAAFGSKDGLFLEALACYAKESGDHLSRHLATYPSTIEGLQDYLRDIALACNPGGSMPSRACMVIKTLLETSNTHLPINQEVNRVLDAIEHRLGEVLEQAKNDHELKPDVDCKRLARLLQAQIIGLRSFAQRDTCAPNVVELGEDMAGILDHYRL; from the coding sequence ATGGCAAGAATCGCACGCTACGACAGACAATCCGCACTCGACAAAGCCGTCGTTCTGTTTTGGCAGAAGGGGTACCACAATTCCTCTATCAAACAGGTCGAGCATGCTCTCGATATGCGCCCGGGGAGCATCTATGCAGCGTTTGGCAGCAAAGACGGTCTGTTTCTCGAAGCGTTGGCCTGTTATGCCAAAGAGTCCGGCGACCATCTTTCCCGTCACCTGGCAACATACCCCTCTACTATTGAGGGCTTGCAGGATTACCTGAGAGACATTGCACTGGCCTGTAATCCGGGCGGATCAATGCCTTCGCGCGCTTGCATGGTGATAAAGACCCTACTGGAAACCAGTAACACTCATCTGCCGATCAACCAGGAGGTTAACCGGGTACTTGATGCAATCGAGCACCGCCTCGGAGAGGTACTGGAGCAGGCCAAAAACGATCACGAACTCAAACCCGACGTGGACTGCAAACGTCTTGCCCGCCTCCTCCAGGCGCAAATCATTGGTTTACGCTCCTTTGCACAGAGAGACACTTGCGCCCCCAATGTGGTCGAGCTGGGCGAGGACATGGCTGGTATTCTAGACCATTACCGGCTTTAG
- a CDS encoding antitoxin Xre/MbcA/ParS toxin-binding domain-containing protein, which translates to MSTQLETDTASGQYVTIQLEDSEDNRKAVVIGSIDDLLRFRVGNAKARPVSRIVTAELISRAPASGGALHAIAKAIPRDVVAGSLDINPTNLSKLYRRKALSRTQTEELDNLTQVWTDALQGLFEGDKELMARWLDSPVPALNLNTPRQLMSSLSGRRVLEGFIQDIQYGDYS; encoded by the coding sequence ATGAGTACTCAGCTAGAAACGGACACCGCTAGCGGGCAGTATGTGACAATTCAGCTAGAAGACTCTGAAGATAATCGAAAGGCAGTAGTGATCGGCAGCATAGACGACCTATTGCGGTTTCGAGTCGGAAATGCGAAGGCTCGGCCGGTCTCTCGTATAGTTACTGCTGAGCTAATATCCAGGGCCCCGGCATCAGGTGGAGCTCTACACGCCATAGCGAAAGCGATTCCTCGGGATGTAGTTGCCGGCTCGCTGGATATCAACCCGACCAATCTCTCAAAACTCTATCGGCGGAAAGCGCTTTCGCGCACGCAAACGGAAGAATTGGATAACCTTACCCAGGTATGGACAGACGCTCTCCAAGGGTTGTTTGAGGGGGATAAGGAGCTAATGGCCCGTTGGCTGGATTCGCCGGTACCGGCGCTCAACCTAAATACCCCTCGTCAGCTAATGAGTTCGCTATCTGGCCGACGCGTGCTGGAGGGTTTCATTCAGGATATTCAGTACGGAGACTACTCTTGA